A region of the Polynucleobacter asymbioticus genome:
AAGAGCTACTACCAGTGGAGAGCCAACGCGCGCCCCGACCAAAACATCTGGGCGATCCTGTGCAATCACACCAATTGCATAAGCACCATGAAGGCGCGGTAATACAGAACGAACTGATGCAACCAAATCCGCTTGATTGCTAGCTACATAAGCTTGATGAATTAAATGTGCAATCACTTCAGTATCCGTCTCTGAGGAAAATACATAACCTACAGATTTCAGCTCAGTGCGCAGTGATTCGTAGTTTTCAATAATGCCGTTATGAACAACAGCAATCAATCCACCAGAGATATGAGGATGTGCATTTTGTGTATCTGGCTTACCGTGAGTTGCCCAGCGTGTATGCGCAATTCCTAAGGTGCCATGAAAATCTTTGCCCTGCTCTGCCAACTCAGAAACACGGGCAGTGGTACGAGCGCGCTCAATCGGGTGCTTAGTATCATCACCGTTAATTACGGCAAAACCACAAGAATCATAGCCACGATATTCAAGGCGACGCAGGCCTTCGATCAATACCTCAACAATATTCTTGCGCGATGCTGCGCCAACAATTCCGCACATTATTTTTTAGCCTTCACGGATTTTTTGGCGGCTACTTTCTTTGTCGCTAACTGCTTATCAGCTACTTTCTTTTCCTTCTTTACTGGGCGTTGCCACTGTAAAGAGATTTGCTTAGCGCGCGACACGGTAAGTTGGTTAGGAGGCGCATCCTTAGTCAGAGTCGTGCCCGCACCCAATGTGGCGCCACGACCAACACGCACTGGGGCAACCAACTGAGTATCCGAACCAATGAATACATCGTCCTCAATAATGGTTTGGTGCTTATTCACACCATCGTAGTTACAAGTAATCGTACCTGCGCCGATATTAACTCTAGAGCCCACAATCGAATCACCCACATAGGCCAAGTGATTAGCTTTACTGTTAGCGGCAATCTTGCTGTTCTTCACTTCGACAAAGTTGCCAATATGGACATCATTGGACAAATCTGCGCCAGGTCGTAAACGTGCGTATGGCCCAATCAGAGAATTTGCCCCAACCTGAGCTCCGTCGATATGGCTGTATGGGTGAATGGTGACATTCTTACCAATCACGCTATTACGAATGATGCAGTACGGCCCTACTTTTGTGCCGGCGGCCAAAGTGACGCAACCTTCAAATACACAACCTACATCAATGAAGACATCAGTACCGCACTCCAGCGTTCCACGGATATCGATGCGTGCTGGATCGGTCAAAGAAACGCCAGCATCCATTAATACATTCGCTTGATTGAGCTGATGGACTCGCTCTAATGCCGCCAACTGATCACGACTGTTAACACCAACCGTCTCATATTCAGCATCGGCTTGCGCAGTGCGAATAGGCACACCATCCTTTACTGCCATCGCAATGACATCAGTTAAGTAGTATTCACCTTGAGCATTACTAGCCCGTAAAGCCTTCAACCATTTCTTCAGTGAGTTTGTTGGCAGCACCATAATGCCGGTATTGATTTCTTGAATACGCTTTTGCTCATGCGTTGCATCTTTTTCTTCAACAATCTCTTTTACGGAGCCATCGATATCTCGCACGATGCGACCGTAGCCCGTTGGATTACTCAAGTTTTGGGTTAGCAGCGCTAATGCAGAATCTTGGCCACGCACACCATCAGCCAATTTGGCCAATTTAGAGAGTGTTTTCTTACTTGTCAGAGGTACATCGCCATACAGAACCAAAGTAGGCTCATTCACATCGAGCTTAGGCAAGGCTTGTAATAAGGCGTGGCCTGTTCCCTTTTGCTCAGCCTGTAATGCAGTGCCCACTTTGCCAAATCGATAATCCTGCTCGTTAGCTATTTGAATAAATTCTTTAACATCGGCTGCGCCGTGACCAATAACAACGATGGGGCCAGTTTTAGCGCTCTTACCTTGTAAATCTAGGGCTGTATTGAGAACATGCTGGAGAAGGGGTTTCCCGGCCAAGGTTTGAAGAACCTTGGGTAATGCGGACTTCATCCGCTTTCCCTGCCCAGCAGCCAAAATAACGATGTTCATATGGAGGGATTATAAGACCCCTGAATGAGTGTTCCACAGGCTATTTCATCGATTTCAGTCTCGTCAATTGCCTTATCGCCAACCGATCTTGCGGCAATACCCGATAGCTCTGTAGAAATCTCCAGATTCTTGAAGTCAAAGGCCTCGCCATCCATTAAATGGGATGGCACGATGTGGTGCATTGAACGAAAGAGATTCTCGACGCGCCCTGGATGCTTCTTCTCCCACTCGCGCAACATCTCTTTCATGGCGCCACGCTGTAAATTAGGCTGACTGCCGCATAGATTGCACGGAATAATGGGGAAGTTCATATCAACCGCATAACGTTCAAGCAACTTTTCAGGAACATATGCGAGTGGACGAATCACAATATGCTTACCGTCATCTGATCGTAGCTTTGGCGGCATGCCTTTGAGCTTGCCTGCAAAGAACATATTCAGCATCAATGTTTCTAAGATGTCATCACGGTGGTGACCCAAGGCAATCTTTGTTGCACCCAGCTCGTCTGCCACGCGATACAAAATTCCACGACGCAAACGAGAGCAAAGACCGCAGGTAGTTTTACCTTCTGGAATGACACGCTTGACGATGCTATAGGTATCTTGGTTTTCAATATGGTATTGAACACCCAAAGCTTTTAAATAGTTCGGCAAAATCTCTGCCGGGAAGCCTGGTTGCTTCTGATCCAAATTGACAGCAACGATTTCAAAATCAATTGGGGCGCGCTCGCGAAGCTTCAGAAGAATATCGAGCATGGCGTAACTATCTTTACCGCCTGACAAGCAAACCATCACCTTGTCACCATCCTCGATCATGCCAAAGTCTCCGATCGCTTGACCAACCAAACGACAGAGCTTTTTCTCTAGCTTGTTTTCTTCGAAGACTACTTTACGGATATCACTCATAGCTGCTAAATTTTTCTGGATTCTCTTTAAACCTGCTTCATCCGAAATACTTCAACACCAACGGAGTGGCAATCTGGATAGACATCGGGCTTAGCTGTACTAACACGAGCAGCAATGACCTTGGGATGCAAGAGCATCGCGGCAACGATGTCATCGCAGAAAGTTTCTTGCAGATGAATATGGCCCTGGGAAGACCGTGCCTTAATGGTTTCACGCATGAAGTCGTAATCTACAACCTCCTCCAATAAGTCTTTAGAAGGGGTATTCATTTCCAAAGGAATATAAAGATCTACGTTCAAAATAACGCGTTGCTCTGCCTTCTTCTCAAAATCATGAACACCAATATTGATATAGATTTCATAGTCACGCAGAAATAAGCGGCGGCAATCAGCAAGGGCTGGATGAGAAAGAATGGCATGCATAATTTTTATGAACTCTTTTTAATTTTTATTCTGTATTAAATTCTTAATTTGTTTTAAACATCACATCGCGTGATGATGGCAGCAGATGTTGTCCACCATCTACATATAGTGTTGTGCCTGTAATCGCATTCGAGTTAGCCAAAAATACAGCTGCTAATGCAATATCACTAGGTGTTGATGACTTTCCTAGTGGCGTCATCTGATGTGCTTTAGTAAACCCAGCTTCGGTTTGGTCACCTGAAGTTAGCGTAATGCCAGGAGCCAAACCAATTACCCGTAAGTGCGGAGCGAAATCTACCGCCAGTACCTCAACTGAAGTGAGGAGTGCTGCTTTAGATAATGTATAAGACAAATAATCTGGATTGAGATTAATTAATTTTTGATCGAGCAGCTGAATCACTGAGGGGATAGATAAATCAGCCTCGCCTGCTTTCTTTGTTTGACTCTTTTG
Encoded here:
- the glmU gene encoding bifunctional UDP-N-acetylglucosamine diphosphorylase/glucosamine-1-phosphate N-acetyltransferase GlmU translates to MNIVILAAGQGKRMKSALPKVLQTLAGKPLLQHVLNTALDLQGKSAKTGPIVVIGHGAADVKEFIQIANEQDYRFGKVGTALQAEQKGTGHALLQALPKLDVNEPTLVLYGDVPLTSKKTLSKLAKLADGVRGQDSALALLTQNLSNPTGYGRIVRDIDGSVKEIVEEKDATHEQKRIQEINTGIMVLPTNSLKKWLKALRASNAQGEYYLTDVIAMAVKDGVPIRTAQADAEYETVGVNSRDQLAALERVHQLNQANVLMDAGVSLTDPARIDIRGTLECGTDVFIDVGCVFEGCVTLAAGTKVGPYCIIRNSVIGKNVTIHPYSHIDGAQVGANSLIGPYARLRPGADLSNDVHIGNFVEVKNSKIAANSKANHLAYVGDSIVGSRVNIGAGTITCNYDGVNKHQTIIEDDVFIGSDTQLVAPVRVGRGATLGAGTTLTKDAPPNQLTVSRAKQISLQWQRPVKKEKKVADKQLATKKVAAKKSVKAKK
- the ttcA gene encoding tRNA 2-thiocytidine(32) synthetase TtcA, producing the protein MSDIRKVVFEENKLEKKLCRLVGQAIGDFGMIEDGDKVMVCLSGGKDSYAMLDILLKLRERAPIDFEIVAVNLDQKQPGFPAEILPNYLKALGVQYHIENQDTYSIVKRVIPEGKTTCGLCSRLRRGILYRVADELGATKIALGHHRDDILETLMLNMFFAGKLKGMPPKLRSDDGKHIVIRPLAYVPEKLLERYAVDMNFPIIPCNLCGSQPNLQRGAMKEMLREWEKKHPGRVENLFRSMHHIVPSHLMDGEAFDFKNLEISTELSGIAARSVGDKAIDETEIDEIACGTLIQGSYNPSI
- a CDS encoding dihydroneopterin aldolase encodes the protein MHAILSHPALADCRRLFLRDYEIYINIGVHDFEKKAEQRVILNVDLYIPLEMNTPSKDLLEEVVDYDFMRETIKARSSQGHIHLQETFCDDIVAAMLLHPKVIAARVSTAKPDVYPDCHSVGVEVFRMKQV